A stretch of the Pseudomonas sp. ACM7 genome encodes the following:
- a CDS encoding cytosine permease, which produces MSQMSRQDPLIENHTVDYVPLAERHGKARDLFTLWFSTNIAPLPIVTGAMVVQVFHLDLFWGLLAIALGHMVGGLVIALASAQGPRMGIPQMVQSRGQFGRYGALLIVFFAAIIYIGFFISNIVLAGKSIVGIAPSVPVPASILIGALSATAIGVIGYRFIHTLNRIGTWVMGSALLAGFLYIFAHDLPADFFTRGGFNLSGWLATVSLGIIWQISFSPYVSDYSRYLPADIGIARPFFATYLGATLGTILSFTFGAVAVLATPEGTEAMAAVKQSTGWLGPILMVLFLLNIISHNALNLYGAVLSIITSIQTFASQWTPSIKVRVVLSSVVLAGCCFIALGASADFISQFIGLILALLLVLVPWASINLIDFYLIKRGNYDIASIFRADGGVYGRFNLHAIVAYFIGIIVQLPFANTSLYVGPYANLVDGADLSWLVGLVVTCPLYYCLATRGQGQESKAAKLGYTH; this is translated from the coding sequence ATGTCCCAGATGTCCCGGCAAGACCCCCTGATCGAGAATCACACGGTCGATTACGTCCCGCTCGCGGAACGCCACGGGAAGGCCCGCGACCTTTTCACTTTATGGTTCAGTACCAACATTGCACCGCTGCCCATCGTGACCGGCGCCATGGTGGTTCAAGTGTTCCACCTCGACCTGTTCTGGGGCCTGCTGGCAATTGCGCTCGGGCATATGGTCGGCGGTCTGGTGATTGCCCTCGCGTCGGCTCAAGGGCCGCGCATGGGGATTCCGCAGATGGTGCAGAGCCGCGGCCAGTTCGGCCGTTATGGTGCGCTGCTGATCGTGTTCTTTGCGGCGATCATCTACATCGGCTTTTTCATCTCCAACATCGTGCTGGCGGGCAAGTCGATTGTCGGCATCGCGCCTTCGGTTCCGGTGCCGGCGAGCATCCTCATCGGCGCCCTCAGTGCCACCGCGATCGGGGTGATCGGCTACCGCTTCATTCACACCCTCAATCGCATCGGAACCTGGGTCATGGGCAGTGCCTTGCTTGCCGGTTTCCTTTACATCTTCGCCCATGACCTGCCGGCGGACTTCTTCACTCGCGGCGGTTTCAACCTGTCGGGCTGGCTGGCAACGGTGTCGTTGGGGATCATCTGGCAGATCAGCTTCTCGCCTTATGTGTCGGACTACTCGCGTTACCTGCCGGCGGATATCGGGATTGCCCGTCCGTTTTTTGCCACGTATCTGGGCGCGACCCTGGGCACCATTCTGTCGTTCACTTTCGGCGCGGTGGCGGTGTTGGCCACACCGGAAGGTACTGAGGCGATGGCGGCGGTGAAGCAATCCACTGGCTGGCTGGGGCCGATTCTGATGGTGCTGTTTCTGCTCAACATCATCAGTCACAACGCCTTGAATCTATATGGCGCGGTGCTGTCGATCATCACCTCGATCCAGACCTTCGCCAGTCAGTGGACGCCGAGCATCAAAGTGCGTGTGGTGTTGTCGAGTGTCGTGCTGGCGGGTTGCTGTTTTATCGCATTGGGCGCTTCGGCGGATTTCATCTCGCAGTTCATCGGGTTGATTCTGGCGCTGTTGCTGGTGCTGGTGCCTTGGGCGTCGATCAACCTGATTGATTTCTATCTGATCAAGCGTGGCAACTATGACATTGCCTCGATCTTCCGTGCTGATGGCGGGGTTTACGGGCGGTTCAATCTGCATGCGATTGTTGCGTATTTCATCGGGATTATCGTGCAGCTGCCGTTTGCCAATACGTCGTTGTATGTCGGGCCTTATGCCAATCTGGTGGACGGGGCTGATTTGTCGTGGCTGGTGGGGTTGGTGGTGACTTGTCCGTTGTATTACTGCCTGGCTACGCGTGGGCAGGGGCAAGAGAGCAAGGCAGCGAAACTGGGTTACACACACTAG